One Xiphophorus hellerii strain 12219 chromosome 1, Xiphophorus_hellerii-4.1, whole genome shotgun sequence DNA segment encodes these proteins:
- the inavaa gene encoding innate immunity activator protein produces MTAMESKEEISDTDSGIILHSGPDSPTSPLKDPTTHTRALKLKHQSLEERLELCLLELRKLCIREAELTGSIPSDFPLLPDEKPPRVRRRIGASFKLDEGLIRQDQQDSELQALETDLAVQRQIYEAARKLSLEENLSKPQKKSRLQQCKREEKKVKDLQEAVFQHRTKSECNSPCISISSSPSKDTSDDSSLSDVVALDDDVDSSCPLSPPVLDTSDSDPLQLPHQSPGQPAVEHERSPIQNSPWKESSLDQPYQRSTKPQTASRSRSSSPAGAPVSAESCRIPLTQFVRNSALRNNHSTSAPSTPELLVRRQYSQSFRLPKKKLTVDMERLGSESCRDRVRPPLQRCGPETTVRSPEFSPPRPYQCSSEDSSSEHSSSSSFICSPGRDRPTDIPKLCPPPYGFHFGAQTKELSCFRGPHKSPGQVRPTPGNGPLSPRDTDTGKDFPTATQGAHNLQRGTPCQRSILKPPPPYTRLVRTPSLKDYPNHSVRLLPREIVSEELKSWHQRNQLQKFWPSCGEHQSVMSPTSPHLPPFEQGSGNLVLQRAADGTPVQWFVAEDAEIVSQV; encoded by the exons ATGACAGCCATGGAGAGCAAAGAAGAGATCAGCGACACAGACAGTGGGATTATCTTGCACTCTG GCCCCGACAGCCCCACCTCTCCGTTGAAGGACCCGACCACTCACACCAGAGCCCTGAAACTGAAGCATCAATCTCTGGAAGAGCGTCTGGAGCTCTGCCTGCTGGAGCTTCGAAAACTCTGCATCAGGGAGGCG GAACTGACTGGCTCAATCCCCTCAGACTTTCCTCTGTTGCCCGATGAGAAGCCGCCTCGGGTTAGGAGGAGGATCGGAGCGTCTTTCAAACTGGACGAAGGTCTGATCCGTCAGGACCAGCAG GATTCAGAGTTACAAGCTCTGGAAACTGACTTGGCAGTCCAGCGGCAGATTTACGAGGCGGCCCGAAAACTCTCCCTCGAAGAGAACCTCAgcaaaccacagaagaagagccGACTCCAGCAGTGCAAAAGGGAAGAGAAGAAAGTGAAGGATCTGCAGGAGGCCGTTTTCCAGCACAGGACCAAGAGTGAGTGCAATTCACCGTGCATCTCCATCTCAAGCAGCCCGAGTAAAG ATACGTCTGATGACAGCTccctgtctgatgtggtggcTCTGGATGATG ATGTAGATTCGTCTTGCCCACTCTCACCTCCAGTGTTGGACACCTCAGATTCAGACCCCCTGCAGTTGCCTCATCAGTCTCCAGGCCAGCCTGCAGTGGAGCATGAACGCTCTCCAATCCAGAACTCCCCGTGGAAAGAATCCAGTCTGGACCAGCCTTACCAGAGATCAACAAAACCTCAAACAGCTAGCAGAAGCAGGTCCAG TAGTCCAGCAGGAGCTCCGGTGTCTGCAGAGAGCTGCAGGATTCCTCTGACTCAGTTCGTCAGGAACTCTGCTTTACGAAACAACCACTCCACCAGCGCCCCCTCCACTCCAGAGTTGCTCGTACGCCGACAGTACTCCCAGTCCTTCAG ACTTCCCAAAAAGAAGCTGACTGTCGACATGGAGCGGCTCGGCTCAGAGAGCTGCCGCGACCGGGTCCGCCCGCCTCTGCAGCGGTGCGGCCCAGAAACCACGGTGCGCTCTCCAGAGTTCTCCCCTCCGCGGCCGTACCAGTGCAGCTCAGAGGACAGCAGCTCAGAGcactcctcatcctcctccttcATCTGCTCTCCTGGAAGGGACAGACCCACCGATATTCCCAAGCTCTGCCCCCCGCCTTACGGATTCCACTTCGGGGCCCAGACGAAGGAGCTGTCCTGTTTCCGCGGCCCCCACAAAAGCCCCGGACAGGTCAGACCCACACCAGGAAACGGGCCTCTGTCGCCTCGAGATACGGACACGGGTAAGGACTTCCCGACTGCAACTCAAGGGGCCCACAATCTGCAAAGAGGAACTCCGTGCCAGAGGAGCATCCTGAAGCCCCCCCCACCGTACACCAGGCTGGTCCGAACGCCTTCGCTGAAAGACTACCCGAACCACAGCGTCAGGCTGCTGCCCCGAGAGATCGTGTCAGAGGAGCTGAAGTCCTGGCACCAGAGGAATCAGCTGCAGAAGTTCTGGCCGAGCTGTGGAGAACATCAGAGCGTGATGAGCCCGACCTCTCCTCACCTGCCCCCCTTTGAACAG GGTTCGGGTAACCTGGTCCTCCAGAGAGCCGCAGACGGGACTCCAGTCCAGTGGTTTGTGGCCGAGGATGCTGAAATCGTGAGCCAGGTGTAA
- the LOC116726620 gene encoding lymphoid-restricted membrane protein isoform X1 has protein sequence MMSMEGFAPDAETNGHNFSTMPDSNDSEEESSQEEPPVPCWSELSIIERVGLNSVDMTEKDLETAFSQISLAFRCDQYTLKQRLQSEEHARNLAEENIHLELSRGRETLETLKGLCLDSKRSSILQRLELSLDILGGTVERISSTAEVLGAVHQEARVSRAVELMVAHVESLRRRHDRNLAELEEAKNNLQQQQLNSSRHSIHPRTTPVEPERQEDRKRRNSNQSILRRRVSASIISSPNLEKKRDSRKRTSSWKKHSPPHLSPSLSLDSCSFVFTQEDSHLMNERQPDPDPPGDCLLDLSAPSPESHPTEEVIPSNTQNRNLSLESLRQRQKAKAAALTKAKERKTTIQRQISIGTYGSPCRQHPLLVRLHRCRWAWICTNLFVLFCVVVLTCIMWKIHEGEAEP, from the exons ATGATGAGCATGGAG GGCTTTGCACCTGACGCAGAGACAAACGGACACAATTTTTCCACCATGCCTGACAGCAATGATAGTGAGGAAG aaagcAGTCAGGAGGAGCCACCGGTGCCCTGCTGGAGCGAGCTGTCCATCATAGAGCGTGTAGGCCTCAACAG tgtGGACATGACAGAAAAGGACTTGGAG ACGGCCTTCTCTCAGATCTCCCTGGCCTTCCGCTGCGATCAGTACACCCTGAAACAGAGGCTGCAGTCGGAGGAGCACGCACGCAACCTGGCCGAGGAGAACATCCACCTGGAGCTCAGCCGAGGCAGGGAGACCCTGGAG acatTGAAGGGTCTGTGTTTGGACAGTAAACGCAGCAGCATCCTGCAGAGGCTGGAGCTTTCTCTGGACATCCTCGGAGGGACAGTAGAGCGGATCTCCAGCACAGCCGAGGTGCTCGGTGCCGTCCACCAG GAGGCTCGGGTGAGTCGTGCTGTGGAGCTCATGGTGGCTCACGTGGAGAGTCTGAGGAGGCGTCATGACAGAAATTTAGCAGAGCTGGAAGAAGCCAAAAAcaatctgcagcagcagcagctgaactcCAGCAGACACAGCATTCATCCCAGAACCACCCCAG TTGAACCAGAAAGACAGGAggacaggaagaggagaaaCTCTAATCAG AGCATCTTACGAAGGAGAGTCAGCGCATCAATCATTTCCAGCCCAAATCTG gagaagaagagagatTCAAGGAAGAGAACCTCTTCCTGGAAGAAACACTCTCCTCCACACTTGTCTCCATCCCTGAGCTTAGATTCTTGTAGCTTTGTGTTTACCCAAGAGGACAGCCACCTGATGAATGAAAG acaacCAGACCCAGATCCACCAGGGGACTGTCTTCTGGACCTTTCTGCTCCCAGCCCAGAGAGCCATCCGACAGAGGAAGTGATTCCTTCAAATACGCAGAACAGAAA CCTCTCTCTGGAATCTCTGCGACAAAGACAGAAAGCCAAAGCAGCTGCATTAACCAAAgcgaaagaaagaaaaacaacaatccaGAGACAAATCTCCATTGGCAC GTATGGGTCTCCATGCAGGCAGCATCCTCTGCTGGTCCGGCTGCACCGCTGCCGATGGGCATGGATCTGCACCAAcctgtttgtgcttttctgcGTCGTAGTGCTGACTTGCATCATGTGGAAGATTCACGAAGGAGAGGCTGAGCCATGA
- the LOC116726620 gene encoding lymphoid-restricted membrane protein isoform X3 yields the protein MTEKDLETAFSQISLAFRCDQYTLKQRLQSEEHARNLAEENIHLELSRGRETLETLKGLCLDSKRSSILQRLELSLDILGGTVERISSTAEVLGAVHQEARVSRAVELMVAHVESLRRRHDRNLAELEEAKNNLQQQQLNSSRHSIHPRTTPVEPERQEDRKRRNSNQSILRRRVSASIISSPNLEKKRDSRKRTSSWKKHSPPHLSPSLSLDSCSFVFTQEDSHLMNERQPDPDPPGDCLLDLSAPSPESHPTEEVIPSNTQNRNLSLESLRQRQKAKAAALTKAKERKTTIQRQISIGTYGSPCRQHPLLVRLHRCRWAWICTNLFVLFCVVVLTCIMWKIHEGEAEP from the exons ATGACAGAAAAGGACTTGGAG ACGGCCTTCTCTCAGATCTCCCTGGCCTTCCGCTGCGATCAGTACACCCTGAAACAGAGGCTGCAGTCGGAGGAGCACGCACGCAACCTGGCCGAGGAGAACATCCACCTGGAGCTCAGCCGAGGCAGGGAGACCCTGGAG acatTGAAGGGTCTGTGTTTGGACAGTAAACGCAGCAGCATCCTGCAGAGGCTGGAGCTTTCTCTGGACATCCTCGGAGGGACAGTAGAGCGGATCTCCAGCACAGCCGAGGTGCTCGGTGCCGTCCACCAG GAGGCTCGGGTGAGTCGTGCTGTGGAGCTCATGGTGGCTCACGTGGAGAGTCTGAGGAGGCGTCATGACAGAAATTTAGCAGAGCTGGAAGAAGCCAAAAAcaatctgcagcagcagcagctgaactcCAGCAGACACAGCATTCATCCCAGAACCACCCCAG TTGAACCAGAAAGACAGGAggacaggaagaggagaaaCTCTAATCAG AGCATCTTACGAAGGAGAGTCAGCGCATCAATCATTTCCAGCCCAAATCTG gagaagaagagagatTCAAGGAAGAGAACCTCTTCCTGGAAGAAACACTCTCCTCCACACTTGTCTCCATCCCTGAGCTTAGATTCTTGTAGCTTTGTGTTTACCCAAGAGGACAGCCACCTGATGAATGAAAG acaacCAGACCCAGATCCACCAGGGGACTGTCTTCTGGACCTTTCTGCTCCCAGCCCAGAGAGCCATCCGACAGAGGAAGTGATTCCTTCAAATACGCAGAACAGAAA CCTCTCTCTGGAATCTCTGCGACAAAGACAGAAAGCCAAAGCAGCTGCATTAACCAAAgcgaaagaaagaaaaacaacaatccaGAGACAAATCTCCATTGGCAC GTATGGGTCTCCATGCAGGCAGCATCCTCTGCTGGTCCGGCTGCACCGCTGCCGATGGGCATGGATCTGCACCAAcctgtttgtgcttttctgcGTCGTAGTGCTGACTTGCATCATGTGGAAGATTCACGAAGGAGAGGCTGAGCCATGA
- the LOC116726620 gene encoding lymphoid-restricted membrane protein isoform X2 gives MMSMEGFAPDAETNGHNFSTMPDSNDSEEESSQEEPPVPCWSELSIIERVGLNSVDMTEKDLETAFSQISLAFRCDQYTLKQRLQSEEHARNLAEENIHLELSRGRETLETLKGLCLDSKRSSILQRLELSLDILGGTVERISSTAEVLGAVHQEARVSRAVELMVAHVESLRRRHDRNLAELEEAKNNLQQQQLNSSRHSIHPRTTPVEPERQEDRKRRNSNQSILRRRVSASIISSPNLEKKRDSRKRTSSWKKHSPPHLSPSLSLDSCSFVFTQEDSHLMNERQPDPDPPGDCLLDLSAPSPESHPTEEVIPSNTQNRNLSLESLRQRQKAKAAALTKAKERKTTIQRQISIGTQHPLLVRLHRCRWAWICTNLFVLFCVVVLTCIMWKIHEGEAEP, from the exons ATGATGAGCATGGAG GGCTTTGCACCTGACGCAGAGACAAACGGACACAATTTTTCCACCATGCCTGACAGCAATGATAGTGAGGAAG aaagcAGTCAGGAGGAGCCACCGGTGCCCTGCTGGAGCGAGCTGTCCATCATAGAGCGTGTAGGCCTCAACAG tgtGGACATGACAGAAAAGGACTTGGAG ACGGCCTTCTCTCAGATCTCCCTGGCCTTCCGCTGCGATCAGTACACCCTGAAACAGAGGCTGCAGTCGGAGGAGCACGCACGCAACCTGGCCGAGGAGAACATCCACCTGGAGCTCAGCCGAGGCAGGGAGACCCTGGAG acatTGAAGGGTCTGTGTTTGGACAGTAAACGCAGCAGCATCCTGCAGAGGCTGGAGCTTTCTCTGGACATCCTCGGAGGGACAGTAGAGCGGATCTCCAGCACAGCCGAGGTGCTCGGTGCCGTCCACCAG GAGGCTCGGGTGAGTCGTGCTGTGGAGCTCATGGTGGCTCACGTGGAGAGTCTGAGGAGGCGTCATGACAGAAATTTAGCAGAGCTGGAAGAAGCCAAAAAcaatctgcagcagcagcagctgaactcCAGCAGACACAGCATTCATCCCAGAACCACCCCAG TTGAACCAGAAAGACAGGAggacaggaagaggagaaaCTCTAATCAG AGCATCTTACGAAGGAGAGTCAGCGCATCAATCATTTCCAGCCCAAATCTG gagaagaagagagatTCAAGGAAGAGAACCTCTTCCTGGAAGAAACACTCTCCTCCACACTTGTCTCCATCCCTGAGCTTAGATTCTTGTAGCTTTGTGTTTACCCAAGAGGACAGCCACCTGATGAATGAAAG acaacCAGACCCAGATCCACCAGGGGACTGTCTTCTGGACCTTTCTGCTCCCAGCCCAGAGAGCCATCCGACAGAGGAAGTGATTCCTTCAAATACGCAGAACAGAAA CCTCTCTCTGGAATCTCTGCGACAAAGACAGAAAGCCAAAGCAGCTGCATTAACCAAAgcgaaagaaagaaaaacaacaatccaGAGACAAATCTCCATTGGCAC GCAGCATCCTCTGCTGGTCCGGCTGCACCGCTGCCGATGGGCATGGATCTGCACCAAcctgtttgtgcttttctgcGTCGTAGTGCTGACTTGCATCATGTGGAAGATTCACGAAGGAGAGGCTGAGCCATGA